One window from the genome of Pelodictyon luteolum DSM 273 encodes:
- the metX gene encoding homoserine O-acetyltransferase MetX has translation MKPINELISPDTKHYSFTEPFQTELGATLPSVEVAYRTWGTLNEARDNVILICHALTGSADADQWWGGLFGEGCGFDATRDFIICSNVLGSCYGTTGPLSPNPATGRHYGPDFPLITIRDMVHVERHLLRHLGIERVKLVVGASLGGMQVLEWGALYPEVALALMPMGISGRHSAWCIAQSEAQRQAIMADALWKDGWYEEDAPPARGLGAARMMAMCTYRSFRNFEEKFGRQRQEDGTFKAVSYMHHQGGRLVERFDANTYITLTRAMDMHDLGRGRSGYEEAVCAMTQPVEILSIDSDVLYPKSEQQELACLLPNSKILYLDEPYGHDAFLIDVERVSRMVRDFLQAISRKG, from the coding sequence ATGAAACCCATCAACGAACTTATTTCGCCCGATACGAAGCATTACTCCTTCACCGAACCCTTCCAGACAGAGCTTGGCGCCACGCTCCCTTCCGTGGAGGTGGCCTACCGCACCTGGGGGACCCTCAACGAGGCCCGCGACAACGTTATCCTCATCTGCCATGCACTGACAGGCTCGGCTGACGCCGACCAGTGGTGGGGAGGTCTGTTTGGCGAGGGATGCGGCTTTGACGCAACCCGGGACTTCATCATCTGCAGCAACGTGCTCGGCAGCTGCTACGGCACCACCGGGCCTCTCTCTCCCAATCCCGCGACCGGACGTCACTACGGTCCCGATTTCCCCTTGATCACCATCCGCGACATGGTCCACGTAGAGCGGCACCTGCTCCGGCATCTTGGCATTGAGCGCGTGAAGCTTGTTGTCGGGGCCTCGCTCGGCGGTATGCAGGTGCTTGAGTGGGGGGCGCTCTATCCGGAGGTTGCACTTGCGCTCATGCCGATGGGGATTTCAGGGCGGCATTCGGCATGGTGCATCGCCCAGAGCGAAGCCCAGCGGCAGGCCATCATGGCCGACGCGCTCTGGAAAGACGGGTGGTATGAAGAAGACGCCCCGCCGGCAAGGGGGCTCGGGGCTGCGCGTATGATGGCCATGTGCACCTACAGGAGCTTCCGGAACTTCGAGGAGAAGTTCGGAAGGCAGCGGCAGGAAGACGGCACCTTCAAGGCGGTCAGCTATATGCACCATCAGGGAGGGAGGCTTGTCGAGCGGTTTGACGCCAACACCTACATCACCCTGACCCGGGCCATGGACATGCATGACCTGGGACGGGGGAGGAGCGGTTACGAGGAGGCGGTGTGCGCGATGACCCAGCCCGTCGAGATTCTTTCCATCGATTCGGATGTGCTCTATCCGAAATCGGAGCAGCAGGAGCTTGCCTGCCTGCTTCCGAATTCAAAAATCCTTTACCTCGACGAACCTTACGGCCATGATGCTTTCCTGATCGATGTCGAACGGGTAAGCCGGATGGTGCGCGACTTTCTCCAGGCAATCAGCAGGAAGGGCTGA
- the serS gene encoding serine--tRNA ligase, with product MLDINYIRQNPEEVATMLHDRQLQGDEPKLQRLLFIDTERRTLVQKTDELKALRNTRSKEIAELKKSGSGSADQLIADMQAVGEEIAGLDSRLSALNMEMEEILLALPNRLDPSVPVGRTAEDNLVFGEPVHFPHPLEFDVKNHLELGKALGILDFERGAKVTGAGFPVYVGKGARLERALINFMLDRHTEEHGYTEVFPPFLVNRDSLRGTGQWPKFADQVYHMEEDELYAIPTAEVPVTNLHRDEMLSAEALPISYAAYSACFRREAGSYGKDTRGFLRVHQFNKVEMVKFTRPEESYAALETIRGHAEAILCALEIPYRVLLLCSGDISANAAKCYDIEVWSPAERKYLEASSCSNFEDYQARRANIRFKADGKSKPEFVHTLNGSGLATSRLMVSIIEHYQTLEGGIRVPEVLVPYTGFSQISPSC from the coding sequence ATGCTCGACATCAACTATATACGCCAGAACCCGGAAGAGGTCGCTACAATGCTGCATGACCGGCAGCTCCAGGGGGATGAACCGAAACTTCAGAGGCTGCTCTTTATCGATACGGAACGCAGGACTCTGGTGCAGAAGACCGACGAGCTGAAAGCGCTCCGGAACACCCGGTCGAAAGAGATCGCCGAACTCAAGAAAAGCGGCAGCGGTTCAGCCGACCAGTTGATTGCGGACATGCAGGCTGTCGGAGAGGAGATTGCCGGGCTCGACAGCAGGCTCTCAGCCCTCAACATGGAGATGGAGGAGATCCTCCTTGCCCTCCCGAACCGCCTCGACCCCTCCGTGCCTGTCGGCCGGACGGCCGAAGACAACCTGGTCTTCGGCGAGCCGGTGCACTTCCCGCACCCGCTGGAGTTCGATGTGAAAAACCATCTCGAGCTTGGAAAGGCGCTCGGCATCCTTGATTTTGAGCGCGGCGCGAAAGTCACCGGAGCCGGCTTCCCCGTCTATGTAGGCAAAGGTGCCCGGCTGGAACGGGCGCTCATCAACTTCATGCTGGACCGCCACACTGAAGAGCATGGCTACACCGAAGTGTTTCCGCCCTTTCTGGTGAACCGCGACTCGCTTCGGGGTACAGGCCAGTGGCCGAAGTTCGCCGATCAGGTCTACCACATGGAAGAGGATGAGCTGTATGCCATCCCCACCGCGGAAGTACCCGTCACGAATCTCCACCGCGACGAAATGCTCTCCGCCGAAGCCCTCCCTATCTCCTACGCAGCCTATTCGGCCTGCTTCCGACGTGAAGCAGGCAGCTATGGCAAGGACACCAGAGGGTTTCTCAGGGTCCACCAGTTCAACAAGGTGGAGATGGTGAAGTTCACCCGGCCCGAAGAGTCCTACGCGGCACTTGAAACCATCCGCGGCCACGCCGAAGCAATTCTTTGTGCGCTGGAAATACCCTACCGGGTGCTCCTGCTCTGCAGCGGGGACATCAGCGCCAATGCGGCGAAGTGCTATGACATTGAAGTATGGTCGCCGGCCGAAAGGAAGTACCTTGAAGCATCGAGCTGCTCGAACTTCGAGGATTACCAGGCCCGGCGCGCCAACATCCGCTTCAAGGCGGACGGGAAGTCAAAACCTGAATTCGTGCATACCCTGAACGGCTCAGGCCTTGCGACATCGCGGCTCATGGTCTCCATCATCGAGCACTACCAGACTCTGGAGGGCGGCATCCGGGTGCCCGAGGTGCTCGTGCCCTACACAGGGTTCAGCCAAATCAGCCCTTCCTGCTGA
- a CDS encoding GatB/YqeY domain-containing protein, with translation MSLKEQIDADLKASMKSGDKTRLNAIRSIRATLLEKEVSIRVGGKAELSLDQEMDVLSSLAKRRRDAMEQFTQGGRPDLAENEQAELKVIEEYLPAPASQEEIEAVVREVITKSGAASMKDMGRVMGESMKALKGKADGTAVQQAVKALLS, from the coding sequence ATGAGCCTGAAAGAACAGATAGACGCCGACCTGAAAGCCTCCATGAAAAGCGGGGACAAGACCCGGCTGAACGCCATCCGCTCCATCCGGGCCACACTGCTTGAAAAGGAGGTCTCCATACGGGTCGGCGGTAAAGCCGAACTCAGCCTGGACCAGGAGATGGATGTGCTCTCGAGCCTCGCAAAAAGACGCCGCGACGCCATGGAGCAGTTCACCCAGGGCGGAAGGCCGGATTTGGCAGAAAACGAGCAGGCGGAGCTGAAGGTCATTGAAGAGTACCTGCCCGCACCGGCCAGCCAGGAGGAGATCGAGGCCGTGGTCCGTGAGGTCATCACAAAATCAGGCGCCGCCTCGATGAAAGACATGGGACGGGTCATGGGTGAGTCCATGAAAGCCCTCAAGGGCAAGGCCGACGGCACGGCGGTCCAGCAGGCGGTCAAAGCGCTCCTCTCCTAA
- a CDS encoding SDR family oxidoreductase — translation MQHIIIITGAGKGIGRAIALDFAYAHQRNPEFNPMLILVSRTAADLEPLAVLCRNAGAEAETAVVDIADIAALEGLVESVMERHGRIDCLVNNAGVGTFKPIGEITEKEYDRMAAVNMKGTFFLTQKVFRHMQCQRSGHLFFITSVAAEKAFPSSSVYSMTKFAQKGLVESVRLYARTCGVRVTNVMPGAVLTPMWGEVDDAMREVMMMPEDISGPVVDAYLLPARTVVEELVFRPVAGDINE, via the coding sequence ATGCAGCACATAATCATCATCACCGGAGCAGGAAAAGGCATCGGCCGGGCCATCGCCCTCGATTTCGCATACGCGCACCAGCGGAACCCGGAGTTCAATCCTATGCTCATTCTCGTCTCACGGACAGCGGCCGATCTTGAGCCGCTTGCCGTGCTCTGCAGGAATGCCGGAGCTGAAGCCGAAACTGCGGTGGTGGACATCGCCGACATTGCAGCGCTGGAGGGTCTGGTAGAGAGCGTCATGGAACGCCACGGCCGTATCGACTGCCTCGTCAACAACGCCGGCGTCGGCACCTTCAAACCAATCGGCGAGATCACCGAAAAAGAGTACGACAGGATGGCCGCAGTCAATATGAAAGGCACCTTCTTTCTTACCCAGAAGGTGTTCAGGCACATGCAGTGCCAGCGTTCGGGCCACCTCTTCTTCATCACCTCCGTCGCCGCAGAAAAAGCATTCCCCTCGTCCTCCGTCTACTCGATGACGAAGTTCGCGCAGAAAGGGCTCGTCGAATCGGTGCGTCTTTATGCCAGAACCTGCGGGGTCCGGGTAACGAACGTCATGCCGGGCGCTGTCCTTACTCCGATGTGGGGAGAGGTCGATGATGCTATGCGAGAGGTGATGATGATGCCCGAAGATATTTCAGGGCCGGTGGTCGATGCCTATCTTCTGCCTGCACGCACCGTGGTGGAGGAACTGGTGTTCCGCCCTGTCGCGGGCGACATCAATGAATGA
- a CDS encoding cold-shock protein, whose protein sequence is MARSKVKWFDGKKGYGFILHPEGGEDIFVHFSAIESDQPFKVLNQDADVDFEIDTTQKGLQAKNVRELTVDGSIPAFTEGTVPPVEPLL, encoded by the coding sequence ATGGCAAGAAGTAAAGTGAAATGGTTTGACGGAAAGAAGGGGTACGGTTTCATCCTGCACCCGGAAGGCGGGGAGGACATTTTTGTTCATTTTTCTGCAATAGAATCCGACCAGCCCTTCAAGGTCCTGAATCAAGACGCAGATGTCGATTTCGAAATCGACACGACACAGAAGGGTCTGCAGGCAAAAAACGTCCGTGAGCTGACTGTCGATGGATCGATTCCAGCTTTCACAGAGGGAACGGTTCCGCCCGTGGAGCCGCTCTTATAG
- the radC gene encoding RadC family protein: MRIHDLDPENRPRERFLSSGPSALSSAELLALVLRSGTRHLNIVDTCQRIIAENGLERLASMTLGELQKTPGIGQAKAMQIVAIFELNNRLHHTRNTNRRVQGAKDVFEYMSGRIPDETQEHLFVLHLNTKNQVTKCVRVTVGTLNASLIHPREVFKSAIRESAHAIILVHNHPSGDTEPSNADRQVTTLLKQASAVIQIDLLDHVIIGKTSWFSFRESNLLG, from the coding sequence ATGCGCATCCACGATCTCGACCCGGAAAACCGGCCAAGGGAACGCTTTCTTTCAAGTGGCCCCTCCGCCCTCAGCAGCGCCGAACTTCTTGCTCTCGTTCTGCGTTCGGGCACCCGACACCTGAACATCGTCGACACCTGCCAGCGCATCATCGCTGAAAACGGTCTTGAACGACTCGCATCGATGACGCTCGGCGAGCTGCAGAAGACGCCGGGGATCGGGCAGGCCAAAGCCATGCAGATTGTGGCCATCTTTGAGCTCAACAACCGCCTGCACCATACCCGGAACACGAACCGGCGGGTACAGGGAGCAAAAGATGTGTTCGAGTACATGTCGGGCAGGATCCCCGATGAGACGCAGGAACACCTCTTCGTGCTCCATCTGAACACGAAAAATCAGGTCACCAAGTGCGTACGGGTAACGGTCGGCACCCTCAACGCCTCTCTCATACACCCGAGGGAAGTGTTCAAGTCAGCCATCCGTGAGAGCGCGCACGCCATCATCCTGGTCCATAACCATCCATCAGGCGACACAGAGCCGAGCAACGCCGACCGTCAGGTGACCACGCTCCTCAAACAGGCGAGCGCCGTCATCCAGATCGACCTGCTCGATCACGTCATCATAGGAAAAACCAGCTGGTTCAGTTTCAGGGAAAGCAATCTGCTCGGCTGA
- the cimA gene encoding citramalate synthase — protein MKGGTKKIELYDTTLRDGTQGEHINLSVQDKLLIAGRLDEFGMDCIEGGWPSSNPKDEEFFKRAMDLELRHARLAAFGSTARYSDRIETDPNLLGLVGCGAPVITIFGKTWQAHSKTGLGISDEENRALIKNSVAFLRNAGREVFFDAEHFFDGWKDNREFALDMLKAAEEGGASRLVLCDTNGGSLPHEITAIIEDVRQHTDIAIGIHCHNDGDLAVANSIAAVMAGAIHVQGTVNGIGERCGNANIISIIANLVLKLPETGASVRDLTQLTSLSNFVFEILNLPPDSKAPYVGRSAFAHKGGIHVSAVMKESSLYEHIDPALVGNRQRVLVSELAGQSNIRYKAQELGISIPEGGEQIRKIVNHVKDLEHRGYQFDGAEASFELILQKELGTFTPYFEVIESKVYVESGIGGRNVDQAVLKVRVGEEIEHIAAEGDGPVNALDKALRKALIRFYPEIKGIKLVDYKVRVLEEKRGTSARVRVLIETGNGRTTWGTVGVSTNIIEASLRALEDSMNYHLFTLKATEPKPAAEENH, from the coding sequence ATGAAGGGCGGCACGAAAAAGATAGAACTCTACGACACAACGCTTCGCGACGGGACCCAGGGCGAACACATCAACCTCTCCGTGCAGGACAAGCTCCTTATTGCTGGACGGCTGGACGAGTTCGGCATGGACTGCATCGAAGGTGGCTGGCCAAGCAGCAACCCGAAGGACGAAGAGTTCTTCAAGCGGGCCATGGACCTGGAACTGCGCCACGCAAGGCTTGCGGCATTCGGCTCTACAGCCCGATATTCCGACCGTATCGAAACCGACCCGAACCTGCTCGGGCTTGTCGGCTGCGGTGCCCCGGTAATCACCATCTTCGGCAAGACCTGGCAGGCTCACTCGAAGACAGGACTTGGAATTTCCGACGAAGAGAACCGGGCGCTGATCAAAAACTCGGTAGCCTTCCTCCGGAATGCAGGCCGCGAAGTCTTCTTCGACGCCGAACACTTCTTCGACGGATGGAAAGACAACCGAGAGTTCGCACTCGACATGCTGAAGGCTGCTGAAGAGGGTGGAGCAAGCAGGCTTGTCCTCTGCGACACCAACGGAGGATCGCTCCCGCATGAGATCACGGCCATCATCGAGGACGTGCGCCAGCACACCGATATCGCCATCGGCATCCACTGCCACAATGACGGCGACCTTGCTGTCGCAAACTCGATTGCGGCCGTCATGGCCGGCGCCATCCATGTACAGGGCACCGTCAACGGAATCGGGGAACGGTGCGGCAACGCCAACATCATCAGCATCATTGCGAATCTCGTTCTGAAGCTGCCCGAAACCGGTGCATCGGTCAGAGACCTCACGCAATTGACCTCGCTGTCGAATTTCGTCTTTGAGATCCTCAACCTCCCTCCCGACTCGAAAGCACCCTACGTCGGCCGTTCGGCATTCGCCCATAAGGGCGGCATCCATGTCAGCGCCGTCATGAAGGAGAGCTCGCTGTATGAGCACATCGATCCGGCGCTTGTCGGCAACCGCCAGCGGGTCCTCGTTTCGGAACTTGCAGGCCAGAGCAACATCCGCTACAAGGCCCAGGAACTCGGCATCTCCATACCCGAAGGCGGCGAGCAGATAAGGAAAATCGTCAACCATGTCAAGGACCTTGAGCACCGGGGCTACCAGTTCGACGGTGCCGAGGCCTCGTTTGAACTGATCCTGCAGAAAGAGCTCGGAACCTTCACCCCCTACTTTGAAGTCATTGAAAGCAAGGTCTATGTCGAATCAGGCATCGGTGGACGCAATGTCGACCAGGCGGTCCTGAAAGTCCGGGTGGGAGAGGAGATCGAGCACATCGCCGCTGAGGGCGATGGCCCCGTCAACGCGCTCGACAAGGCGCTGCGCAAGGCGCTTATCCGGTTCTACCCCGAAATAAAGGGCATCAAGCTCGTCGACTACAAGGTCCGGGTGCTTGAAGAAAAACGAGGCACCAGCGCCAGGGTCCGCGTCCTCATCGAAACCGGCAACGGCCGGACCACATGGGGAACCGTCGGTGTATCGACCAACATCATCGAGGCAAGTCTGCGCGCCCTCGAAGACAGCATGAACTACCACCTCTTCACCCTTAAGGCAACGGAACCCAAGCCCGCCGCCGAAGAGAATCACTGA
- a CDS encoding 3-isopropylmalate dehydratase small subunit, which translates to MESIIQGKAFVLGKNIDTDQIIPAEHLVYSLSDPEEVKLYGKYALSGVPPAQSGLPEGNIPFVREGSFKSDYTIIIAAENFGCGSSREHAPFALQVAGVKAIVAESYARIFFRNCVDGGFVIPYETAEHLAEVVKTGDELKIDIKANTLENLTAGKTYTLNPLGDVFSIVEAGGIFAYARQENLMNRTDS; encoded by the coding sequence ATGGAAAGCATCATACAGGGAAAAGCCTTCGTACTCGGCAAAAACATAGACACGGACCAGATCATCCCGGCTGAGCACCTCGTCTACAGCCTCTCTGATCCTGAAGAGGTCAAGCTGTACGGCAAATACGCCCTCTCCGGCGTTCCTCCTGCCCAATCCGGTCTGCCGGAGGGCAACATCCCCTTCGTCCGTGAAGGCAGCTTCAAGAGCGACTATACCATCATCATCGCCGCCGAGAACTTCGGCTGCGGTTCGTCGAGGGAGCACGCTCCTTTCGCCCTGCAGGTTGCCGGCGTGAAGGCGATTGTTGCCGAGTCCTATGCAAGGATCTTCTTCCGCAACTGCGTCGATGGCGGATTCGTCATCCCCTACGAAACTGCCGAACATCTTGCCGAGGTGGTCAAAACCGGTGACGAGCTCAAAATCGACATCAAGGCCAACACGCTTGAAAACCTCACTGCAGGCAAAACCTACACCCTCAACCCGCTCGGCGACGTGTTCAGCATCGTCGAGGCAGGCGGCATCTTCGCCTACGCACGGCAGGAAAACCTGATGAACAGAACCGATTCATGA
- a CDS encoding 3-isopropylmalate dehydratase large subunit, translated as MAQTITQKILSRAANRKFVDAGENVWLNVDILLTHDVCGPPTFDIFNQEFGLGAKVWDPEKVVVLPDHYIFTANEHARRNIDLLRKFAAEQHLPHYYDVGTERYKGVCHVALAEEGFNIPGTVLFGTDSHTCTSGAFGMFGSGIGNTDAAFILGTGKLWEKVPESMKFTFDGQMPAYLTAKDLILQILGDIGTDGATYRALEFDGDAIHSLPMEERMTLTNMAIEAGGMNGIIAVDEITEAFVKARTTKSYEIFHSDPDAKYHSLYRYDASKLEPVVAKPHSPDNRATVRSVAGTPITKSYIGSCTGGKLTDFKMAARILNGRKVAVTTNIVPATVQVARDLEQEMHEGKTLKQIFMEAGCNIALPSCAACLGGPADTVGRSVDRDIVVSTTNRNFPGRMGSKNAEVYLASPLTAAASAITGKLTDPRDFI; from the coding sequence ATGGCACAGACAATAACCCAGAAAATCCTCTCCAGGGCAGCCAACCGCAAGTTTGTTGACGCCGGCGAAAACGTATGGCTCAACGTCGACATTCTCCTCACCCATGACGTCTGCGGCCCGCCGACCTTCGACATCTTCAACCAGGAGTTCGGTCTTGGCGCAAAAGTCTGGGACCCGGAAAAGGTCGTCGTCCTGCCGGACCATTACATTTTCACTGCCAACGAGCATGCACGGCGCAACATCGACCTGCTCCGCAAGTTCGCAGCCGAGCAGCACCTCCCCCACTACTATGATGTCGGCACCGAGCGCTACAAGGGCGTCTGCCATGTCGCTCTTGCCGAAGAAGGCTTCAACATCCCCGGCACCGTACTTTTCGGAACCGACTCGCACACCTGCACCTCGGGTGCGTTCGGCATGTTCGGCTCCGGCATAGGCAACACCGATGCGGCATTCATCCTCGGCACCGGCAAACTGTGGGAGAAAGTGCCTGAATCGATGAAGTTCACCTTTGATGGCCAAATGCCCGCCTACCTCACCGCCAAAGACCTGATTCTGCAGATCCTCGGCGACATCGGCACCGACGGGGCAACCTACCGCGCCCTTGAGTTCGACGGTGATGCCATCCACAGCCTTCCGATGGAAGAGCGCATGACACTCACCAACATGGCCATCGAGGCCGGCGGCATGAACGGCATCATCGCTGTCGACGAAATCACCGAGGCATTCGTCAAGGCACGCACCACGAAATCCTACGAGATCTTCCACAGCGACCCCGACGCGAAGTACCACAGCCTGTACCGCTACGATGCCTCGAAGCTGGAACCTGTTGTCGCCAAGCCGCACAGCCCCGACAACCGTGCCACCGTGCGGAGTGTTGCCGGAACGCCCATCACCAAGTCCTACATCGGTTCCTGCACCGGCGGCAAGCTCACCGATTTCAAGATGGCGGCACGGATCCTCAACGGCCGTAAAGTAGCGGTGACGACAAACATCGTACCGGCAACCGTCCAGGTAGCCCGTGACCTCGAGCAGGAAATGCACGAAGGAAAGACGCTGAAGCAGATATTCATGGAAGCCGGCTGCAATATCGCACTTCCCTCCTGCGCAGCCTGCCTCGGCGGCCCTGCCGACACCGTCGGGCGCTCGGTGGACCGCGACATCGTAGTCTCGACGACCAACAGGAACTTCCCCGGCCGCATGGGCAGCAAGAACGCAGAAGTCTATCTGGCTTCACCGCTCACGGCTGCGGCATCGGCAATCACCGGCAAGCTGACCGACCCGAGGGACTTCATCTGA
- a CDS encoding 2-isopropylmalate synthase: MKEKILVFDTTLRDGEQSPGASLNVQEKVEIARQLEKLGVDIIEAGFPASSPLQFEAVERVSAESGAVVAALSRAVEGDITSAWKALQHARKPRIHTFISTSDIHILGKFAADRYGRTLEEKRRTILKMAVDAVAFAKTLAPDIEFSAEDAGRTDPGYLAEIVEAVIAAGATTVNIPDTTGYTWPSEFGRKIADLRSRVGNIDQAVISVHCHNDLGLAVANTLSALENGARQAECSVNGIGERAGNASLEEIVMALKVRSDLHNFETGVTTEEIFKTSRMVSSFTGIIVQPNKAIVGENAFSHESGIHQDGMLKNRQTYEVMTPESVGVPKTSIVLGRHSGKHGLKARLESLGYALADGDLESVYRRFMEIADKKKEVYDDDLRFLMGDELSSPSSAFTLDYLHINSGTASIPTATVRILHRDSVFEESATGDGPVDACFRAIERALGITSMVSSYTVRSATAGREALGEALVRIKDKNRTYSGRGVSTDIIEASARAYIQALGLRLEHEENNHNETTEHGV, from the coding sequence GTGAAAGAGAAAATCCTGGTTTTCGATACTACTCTCCGGGACGGAGAACAATCCCCCGGAGCCTCCCTGAATGTCCAGGAAAAGGTTGAGATAGCCCGACAGCTCGAAAAGCTCGGGGTGGACATCATCGAGGCGGGTTTCCCCGCCTCATCCCCGCTCCAGTTCGAAGCGGTCGAACGCGTCAGCGCTGAATCAGGCGCAGTGGTCGCCGCTCTCTCACGGGCGGTCGAGGGTGATATTACCTCGGCCTGGAAAGCACTGCAGCATGCCCGCAAGCCCCGCATCCATACATTCATCAGCACTTCCGACATCCACATCCTCGGCAAGTTTGCAGCAGACCGCTACGGCCGGACCCTCGAGGAGAAGCGGCGCACCATCCTCAAGATGGCTGTAGACGCTGTCGCGTTCGCCAAAACCCTTGCCCCGGACATCGAGTTTTCCGCCGAAGACGCAGGAAGGACCGATCCCGGGTACCTCGCAGAAATTGTCGAGGCAGTCATCGCTGCCGGCGCAACGACGGTGAACATCCCTGACACCACCGGCTATACCTGGCCCTCGGAGTTCGGCAGGAAAATCGCCGACCTACGTTCCCGCGTAGGGAACATCGACCAGGCCGTCATCAGCGTGCACTGCCACAACGACCTCGGCCTTGCTGTCGCCAACACCCTCTCGGCCCTTGAAAACGGCGCCCGCCAGGCCGAGTGCAGCGTGAACGGCATCGGGGAGAGGGCCGGCAACGCCTCCCTTGAGGAGATCGTCATGGCACTCAAAGTCCGCAGCGACCTGCACAACTTTGAAACCGGCGTCACTACCGAAGAGATCTTCAAGACCAGCCGCATGGTCTCGTCGTTCACCGGCATCATCGTCCAGCCGAACAAGGCGATTGTCGGCGAGAACGCCTTCTCGCACGAGTCCGGCATCCATCAGGACGGCATGCTGAAAAACCGCCAGACTTACGAAGTCATGACCCCGGAATCGGTCGGCGTGCCGAAAACCAGCATCGTCCTCGGCCGCCACTCCGGCAAACACGGCCTCAAGGCCCGCCTCGAATCCCTCGGCTACGCACTCGCCGACGGCGACCTTGAATCGGTGTACCGCAGGTTCATGGAGATCGCCGACAAGAAAAAAGAGGTGTACGACGACGATCTCCGATTCCTTATGGGAGATGAGCTCTCGAGCCCCTCATCTGCCTTCACGCTTGACTACCTGCACATCAACAGCGGTACCGCCTCCATCCCTACGGCCACCGTACGGATTCTGCACCGGGACAGTGTCTTCGAAGAGTCGGCAACGGGCGACGGACCGGTCGACGCCTGCTTCAGGGCGATTGAGCGGGCACTCGGCATCACTTCAATGGTCTCGAGCTATACTGTCCGCTCCGCTACGGCAGGGCGCGAAGCGCTCGGCGAAGCGCTTGTGCGCATCAAGGACAAAAACCGCACATACAGCGGCAGGGGCGTCTCCACCGACATCATCGAAGCCAGCGCCAGAGCCTACATCCAGGCGCTCGGCCTCCGCCTTGAACACGAAGAAAACAATCATAACGAAACCACAGAGCACGGGGTTTAA
- the leuB gene encoding 3-isopropylmalate dehydrogenase produces MYKIVSIPGDGIGPEVVAGALAVIRQITKKHGFEIQVEEHPFGGASYDLHGSMLTDETLNACRDCDAVLLGAVGGPKWENLPHEHKPEAALLKIRRELGLFANLRPAKVYDALVDASSLKADVVRGTDFMVFRELTGGIYFGEPRGFDEKRGWNTMVYEKHEVERIARLAFEAAQKRGSKRVMSIDKANVLEVSQFWRNEVHRVHRDFPDVELSDMYVDNAAMQIVRNPKQFDVIVTGNLFGDILSDIAGMITGSLGMLPSASIGRVHALYEPIHGSAPDIAGKNIANPIATIASVAMMFEHSFCMADISNEIHAAIEGALSEGLRTADIAAPGQKSVSTTEMTEGIIRHLGA; encoded by the coding sequence ATGTATAAAATCGTATCCATCCCCGGCGACGGCATCGGCCCCGAGGTCGTTGCAGGGGCTCTTGCCGTCATCCGGCAGATAACGAAAAAGCACGGCTTCGAGATCCAGGTGGAGGAGCACCCGTTCGGCGGCGCATCCTACGACCTGCACGGCAGCATGCTTACCGACGAAACCCTCAACGCCTGCCGCGACTGCGACGCAGTCCTTCTCGGCGCCGTCGGCGGACCCAAGTGGGAAAACCTTCCGCACGAGCACAAGCCTGAAGCCGCACTGCTGAAAATCCGCAGGGAGCTGGGGCTGTTCGCCAATCTCCGCCCCGCAAAAGTCTACGACGCACTTGTCGACGCATCGAGCCTGAAGGCCGATGTGGTTCGCGGCACCGACTTCATGGTGTTCCGCGAGCTGACCGGCGGCATCTACTTCGGCGAGCCGAGAGGGTTCGACGAAAAGCGTGGATGGAACACGATGGTCTATGAGAAGCACGAGGTGGAGCGTATCGCCCGCCTTGCATTCGAAGCCGCGCAGAAGCGGGGATCGAAACGCGTCATGTCGATCGACAAGGCCAATGTGCTCGAGGTATCGCAGTTCTGGCGGAACGAAGTGCACCGCGTGCACCGCGACTTCCCGGACGTCGAGCTCAGCGACATGTACGTCGACAATGCCGCCATGCAGATCGTGCGCAACCCGAAGCAGTTCGACGTCATCGTCACCGGCAACCTTTTCGGCGATATACTCAGCGACATCGCCGGCATGATAACCGGAAGCCTCGGCATGCTGCCTTCTGCCAGCATCGGCCGCGTCCACGCGCTCTATGAGCCGATCCACGGCAGCGCTCCCGACATCGCAGGAAAGAACATCGCCAACCCGATAGCCACCATCGCTTCGGTCGCCATGATGTTCGAGCACAGTTTCTGCATGGCGGACATCTCAAACGAAATCCACGCCGCCATCGAAGGCGCGCTCTCGGAGGGTCTCCGGACCGCCGACATAGCCGCCCCAGGCCAGAAATCGGTATCGACGACGGAAATGACTGAAGGAATCATCAGGCACCTCGGCGCCTGA